GCATGCAAAAAACAAAATATTTCACCTTTTGCAGCATTGGCACCAAAATTCATTTGAAGCGAACGTCCGTAACCATCAGCAATAATATATTTTACATCAAAATTTTTGCATACAGATTCCGTGTAATCTGTTGTCTTTTCACAGCCTATAACCAGAATTTCCGATTGAGAATCTATGTACTTTTGTAAATGTGATAAAAGTCGATGCAGAATTTTTTCTTCATTTAAAACCGGTATTATGATTGAAATTAATTTCATAATCTGATAAAAAATACTACCTTGTTTTATAAAATAAAATTTTGAAACATGTTGAAAGCCTTTTTAATACTGATAGTCATGAGTGCAAATCATTTTTCAATTAATGCACAGGGAAAACCGGCTAATTATCAATATACCGCACAGGAATTTGTACGTGCTCTGAAAAACGGTGAAGATATAAAAAATTATATCGAAATATTCAGATACTGCAAACATTCAGATCTTCAGAATCAAATTGCGACTGACGATCAGAAAAAGACTTTCTGGATTAATCTATACAATGCTTATATTCAGGTAATTCTGAAAGAAAATCCGGAAAAATATAATGACCGTAGCAAGTTTTTTAAAGAAAAACAAATTGATATCGGAGGTGAAAAAGTAAGTTTTGCGGATATTGAACACGGAGTACTCAGGAGATCAAAAAATGAATTATTTCTGGGATATATTTCCAAACTTTTTCCTTCTTCTTTTGAGAAAAAATTCAGGGTGAATGAGATAGATTACAGAATACATTTTGCGCTCAATTGCGGTGCTAAATCATGTCCTCCTGTTGCAATCTATAATATTGAAAGGATCAACGAACAATTGGAAGCAGGGACAGAAAAATATCTAAAGGAAGTAACTGTTTATAATTCATCCGTAAGAACAGCTTATACAACAAGTCTGTTCAGTTGGTTTCGGGGCGATTTCGGAGGGATAAAAGGCATAAAGTCTATACTCCTGAACCTTAATCTTATTCCGGATGAAGATGTGACGTTGAAAATATCAGAATATGACTGGACTTTAAGTTTGGGTGATTTTATTGAGTTGTAGAGT
The genomic region above belongs to Saprospiraceae bacterium and contains:
- a CDS encoding DUF547 domain-containing protein, with amino-acid sequence MLKAFLILIVMSANHFSINAQGKPANYQYTAQEFVRALKNGEDIKNYIEIFRYCKHSDLQNQIATDDQKKTFWINLYNAYIQVILKENPEKYNDRSKFFKEKQIDIGGEKVSFADIEHGVLRRSKNELFLGYISKLFPSSFEKKFRVNEIDYRIHFALNCGAKSCPPVAIYNIERINEQLEAGTEKYLKEVTVYNSSVRTAYTTSLFSWFRGDFGGIKGIKSILLNLNLIPDEDVTLKISEYDWTLSLGDFIEL